One Desmodus rotundus isolate HL8 chromosome 4, HLdesRot8A.1, whole genome shotgun sequence DNA segment encodes these proteins:
- the NAA11 gene encoding N-alpha-acetyltransferase 11, which translates to MNIRNAKPSDLMNMQHCNLLCLPENYQMKYYFYHGLSWPQLSFIAEDEDGKVVGYILAKMEEDGADVPHGHITSLAVKRSHRRLGLAQKLVDQASQAMVENFSAKYVSLHVRKSNRAALRLYSETLNFLVSEVEPKYYADGEDAYAMKRDLTQMANELKRLLESKKKGGVGLGSKENEETPGSTLPGSKASGEKNPATDNSVVNKPESTNVQDSPEDSNSTS; encoded by the coding sequence ATGAACATTCGTAATGCTAAGCCAAGCGACCTGATGAACATGCAACACTGCAACCTCCTCTGCCTTCCCGAGAACTATCAGATGAAATATTATTTCTACCATGGTCTTTCCTGGCCCCAGCTCTCTTTCATCGCTGAGGACGAGGATGGGAAGGTTGTGGGCTACATCCTGGCGAAAATGGAGGAAGACGGAGCTGATGTCCCCCATGGACACATCACCTCCCTGGCAGTGAAGCGTTCACACCGGCGCCTCGGCCTGGCCCAGAAGCTCGTGGACCAGGCCTCCCAGGCCATGGTAGAGAACTTTAGTGCCAAGTACGTGTCCCTGCATGTCAGGAAGAGTAACCGGGCCGCCCTGCGCCTGTATTCTGAAACCCTAAATTTCCTGGTTAGTGAGGTGGAACCCAAATACTACGCAGATGGAGAAGATGCTTATGCTATGAAGCGGGATCTCACGCAGATGGCAAATGAGCTGAAACGGCTGCTGGAGTCGAAGAAGAAaggtggtgtggggctgggctccaAGGAGAACGAGGAGACCCCAGGCAGCACACTTCCTGGTTCTAAAGCATCTGGTGAGAAGAACCCAGCCACTGACAACAGTGTTGTCAATAAGCCGGAGAGCACCAATGTCCAGGACAGCCCAGAAGACTCAAATTCCACCTCCTAG